The nucleotide sequence ACGCCTACGCCGGGTCGTCGTCGGCCGCCTCGCAGCTGACGCCGTTCACCGAACCGCCGCAGACTACCAACCCCGCGGGCGTCGCGGCGCAATCGGCCGCGGTCTCGCAGTCCGGCGCCGAGAGCGGCTTGGACATCGGCACGAAGCTTTCCCAGCTGATCGACTCGGTGCCGACGTGGCTGCAAAACCTGGCGACGACCCTCGGGTCGGCCGGGCAGGCGGGCGGGGCGGGCAACCTGTTGTCGGGCCTGGATCTGCCTCAGCTCGCCAACGTCGGAAATTTGGTGCCGGCGAGCTGGACGACCGACCTGGCCAACTGGAACACCATCATGTCCACCATCGCCTCGGGGCCCTACTCCCTGCAGGGTTTGACGTCCATCCCCGGTGGTCCGTTCCTGTCGTTCGGCCAGGTGTACTCCTACGCCCAGAACGGCCAAGGTTTGGTCGCTTTCGGTGCTCCGAAAGTCGCTCATGGGGCGTTGTCGCCGCTGATGAGTGAACTGCCCAAGGTGGCGACCGCGGGAAGCGTCAGTCCCGTCACCGGCGCGATGGGCAAGTCGGCGCTGGTGGGAAGCATGTCGGTGCCGCAGGGCTGGACCGAGGCCGCGCCGACGACGATCAGGACACTCGCCTCGGCACTACCCACCAACCTCGCGGCGCTGCCGGAGGCCCCGATGGCCGGTGAAGGTGGGGTGTTCAGCCAGATGGCCCTGTCGAGCCTGGCGGGACGTGCCATGTCCGCTTCCGCGGTCCATTCCGTGAGCGGTGGTGCCGCGGCGAGCTCGCTCGGCGGCCTCGCCGAAGCTGATCCGGCCGCGGCCACCATCATCGTGATTCCGGCGCTCGACGACTAGCTGAGACTGAGGGGATAGAGCCGTGTTCTATGCAGCGTTTCCACCGGAATTCAACTCGGGCAGGATGTATAGCGGTGCGGGATCGGGGTCTTTGCGCTCCGCCGCCGCGGCCTGGGAGGGACTGGCGGGCGAGATCCAGTCGACCGTGGGTTCCTATTCGTCGGTGGTCGACGACTTGGTCAGCGGCGCGTGGAGTGGACCGACGTCGATGGCCATGTTGGCGGCGGTCACACCGTATTTGAGCTGGATGCAGGCCGCCGGGGCCACCGCCGGCGAAGCAGCAGCGCAGGCCACCGCGGCGGCAAGCGCCTATGAGGCGGCGTTCGCCGCCCATGTGCCACCCGCCGAGATCTCGGCCAATCGCACCCGACTGGCCCAGCTCGTGGCGACCAACATCTTCGGCCAGAACACCCCGGCCATCGCCTCCACCGAGATTGAATACGCCGAAATGTGGGTGCAAGACGCCCTCGCCATGGACGGCTACGCGGGCTCGTCGGCGGCGGCCACCAAGTTGACCCCGTTCACCGCGGCACCGCAGATCACCAATGCCGGCGGGCTGGCGGGGCAAGCCGCCGCGGTCACTCAGGCCGTCGGTACCTCGGCGGGCAGCGCGCAGTCGGCTGTGTCGTCGCTGTCGTCGCTGACCGACCCGTGGTCGTGGCTGTTACAAGTGGGCGCGAACCTGTCTACCGACTACACGGACACCCTCAATGGGCTGCTGAATTCGCTGTTTGGCACGGGCACGTCCGCGCTGTATTCCAGCGTGTACAACGCCGTAAAAGTCCCGCTCGGCTTCACCACCGGGTTCAACGACATCGGGTTGCTGATCAACCTGCCCGCCTCGCAGTTCCTCAAGTTCGCCCCGCACGCCGTGGCGGGCGCGATCCCCAGGGACGCGCTGGGAGCCGGGCTCGCGGCACCGCATTGGGGCCGGGGCACGCTGTTCGGTTCGGTCACCCCGGAGGCGCATTTCGGCCGGGGCACCCTGGTCGGAAACCTGCGCGTGCCGCCCAGCTGGGCCCCGGCCACCCCGGCCATCCGTACGGTTGCAGCCGCCCTCACCGCGGCCGGGCCCGAGGCGGTGCCGGCAGCGGCACTGGGTGAGGGCGGACTGCTGAGCGCGGCGTCGCTGGCGGGCATGCTCGGAGCCGCCGCCGGGGCGGGCGCACCCGACGTCGCCACGGCCGGCGTGCGCGGCCGACTCACCCCGCTCAAGGACCTCAAGGACAGCACGTCGCCGGAGAAGTTGAAGCGTCTGGTGGCACAGATATCGGAGAAACCCGAAAGCGTGCAACACCATCGCGTCGATCAAGAAGGCCTGGACAGCCTGCTCGAACAGCTGGCCAAGAAGCCCGGCATCCACGCGGTGCACCTGTCCAAGGGCGACAAACCCAAAGTCGTGCCGGCGGATGCCCGATTGGGCTGACGGGCGGGCATTTCCATCGAAAATGATTGGTAATAGGCATCTTTGAGAAGCCTGGACTGAAAGGTTGGTGAATTGTGAGGCAGCTTGTACCGCTACTCGGGGTTGCCGCCCTGATCGGCTTCGCCGCGCCCGCTTACGCGGATCCGGGTGACGGCGACGATGCAAGCTTTTTGGCAGCGCTGAACAAGGTCGGCATCTCCTACGCGAGTCCTGCGCAGGCCGTCACGTCCGGCAGGGCGGTATGTGAGTGCTTGAGCAACGGTGAATCGGGTCTGGAGCTCGTCCACGACGTCAAGACCCACAATCCCGGAATGGACATGGAGAACGCGTCGAATTTCGCCATGATTTCGGCGAAATTCTTCTGTCCCGACCAACTCTCCAAGGCCTGAGCGGGGCGCGTTCGCGACGCGATGGTTGCCCAGGCGTGGCCACATGGCGACGGTTATGCCGAGGGTCTACCTGCCGTTTACCTGCAGGTGGTTAGCTGCTCGCAAAAGCAGCGCTGGAGGGCTGGAACACCACAAGGGGAATTGCGCGTCATGCAGACATTGAGCGTCGCCGATTTCGCTATCCGACTCGCCGTCGGGGTCGGCTGCGGCGCCCTGATCGGCATCGAGCGGCAGTGGCGCGCACGCAGGGCGGGCCTGCGCACCAACGCATTAGTGGCCGCGGGCGCGACCTTGTTCGTGCTGTATGCGGTGGCCACGCCGGACAGCAGCCCCACCCGGGTCGCGTCCTACGTGGTGTCCGGTATCGGATTCTTGGGCGGTGGGGTGATCCTGCGTGAAGGGGTCAACGTCCGAGGCCTCAACACCGCCGCCACCCTGTGGTGTTCCGCGGCGGTAGGCGTGCTGGCCGCGTCCGGCAACCTACTCTTCACGGCGATCGGCACCGGTGCCGTCATCGCCATCCACCTCTTCATGCGCCCGTTGGGCAGGCTGATCGACCACGACAATACGAGCGACGATGACGAAACCCTGCAGCCCTATCTGCTGCAAGTTGTCAGCCGACCGAAACACGAGCAATACGCGCGCGCCCAGATTATCCAGCACGCCGGCGGTAATGACATCACGCTGCGCGGACTCCACACCGGACGAGCCGGCGACGACGAAATCACTTTGACCGCACACCTACTCCTGAACGGCGACGTTCCCGCCCGGCTGGAGCGTTTGGTCGCCGAGCTGTCGCTGCAGCCGGGAGTTCGTGCGGTGCAGTGGTATGCCGGCGACGAAGCCCAGTCCGACGGGCACCGCTAGGGACGGGCCTGCAGCTCCGGCGCGGCCGCGGCCAACAGGTCCGCCCGGTTGCCGGTCAATGGGGGATAGATCCGCCGGGTGTTGATGGTTTGCTTGGTCGCCTTGGCCTTCGCCCCGGCGGCCACCACCACCCGGTCCCACCCCTCGGTGTAGACGGCACCGGCCGCGCCGAGGTCGAGAACCGTGACGTACCAAGGGATTCGCAGGGTCAGCATCGGTTCGCCGCACACGTCGCTGATGACGTTGTATCCGGCGTAGCGGCCCATCGGGCGGCCGTGCTGACAAGACATCACCGACACATGTTCGTCGTCCATGCGGGCGGCGGCGACGTCGCCGGCGGCGAATATCGACGGCACCCCGGCCACCCGCAGGTGGTCGTCGACCGGCACCCGACCCAGCCGGTCGCCGGGCACCGGCAGCTGCTCGGTCAGTGCACTGGCCCGCATACCGGCGCACCACACCACGGTGGCCGTGTGCAGCCACTCGCCCGAGCTCAGCGACACGCCATCGCGGCTGACTTCCTGGACACCCACTGAAGTCCTGGTCTCAATGCCGTTGTGCGACAACGCTCGTTCGATCACTGGACGCGCCGACGTGCCCATGTCGGAACCCACGAAGGGGTTGCGGTCGACCAATACGACCCGGCCATCGTCACCGAATAGCGTTCGCAATCTGCCCGGCAGCTCGCACGCCGTCTCGATACCGGTGAGCCCGGCGCCGACGACGACGACCGTCGCGGCCGCCGCCCGCGGCATTGCGGCCGAGCCGCGCGCGAGCCGCTGTAGATGGTCCTGCAGCGCCAGGGCCCCGTCGTGGGTGTCGACGTCAAAGCCGAACTCGCGCAAGCCCGGAACCGCGGGCCTGACCACCTGGCTACCCGACGCCAGCACCACGCGGTCGTAGCCGTACGTCACGCCACGTGACGTCGTGACGGTGCGCGCATCGGTGTCGATCGCCTGCACCTCGGCGGCGACGTGCGCGACGCCGACCGGGTCGAGCAGATCGGCGAGCGGGATGCGGCAGGCGCTGAGGTCGGCCTCGTAGTTGCGAACCCGGATGTCATGAAAAGGCTTGGCGCTCAACACGGTGATATCGATGGCGCCGGGCGGCACTCCGAGTTCGTCGAGTCGCCGGGCGGCACCCAGCGCGGCCCACAGCCCCGCGAACCCGGAGCCGATCACCATCACGGAGGTCACCCGCTCAAAACCTCGGTGATCTGATCCAGCGCGTGCGCGGCGTCCCGACCGGGCAGCAGCATCCACGCGTGCAGCCCGCCCTCGAGTTCGTACCAGCCGATGTCGAGACCTTCGGCGGCGGCCCGCCTGCGGAAGGCGCGGGCGTCGGGGTTGAGCACGTCGTGGGTCCCGGTGAAAACGGTCAGCCGGGGCAGACCGGTCAGCGGTCCCACGCTGGGACTGAGCAGGGGACTGTCCAGGGGATCGCCGCCGGCATAACGAATTCCCGCCGCGCGCAAATCCTCTGGGTTGAGAAACGGGTCGATTTTGGCGGCGACCGGCACGTGCGGGTCCGGCAGCGCGAGGTGCATCCACGGTGAGAGCAGCACGGCATCCGTCGGCGGCGGAAGGTTGGCATCCCGCACCGCGTGACACAGCGCGAAAGCCATTCCGCCCCCGGCCGAATCACCCATGAAGGCAATCGAATTGGGATCCCGGCTTTGCAATTCACGCCGGTACACCTGCAGCAGGAACGGGAACACCTCGCGGTACGTGTGCTCGGGTGCGATGGGGTAGATCGGCACGGTGACGGTGCGCCTTAGCGCGGTCGCCAGCTTCGCGATGGCGGGCCAATGGAAATACGGCAACAGGTCCAGCACGTAGGCCCCGCCGTGCAGATAGAGCAGGTGGCCGGTGATCTCGCCGGCGCCGGCACGTCGCGGGCGGACCTGATAGACCGGTCGGCCGTTGAGGTCGTCCCGGGTGACGTCGATCTTCTTCAATGCGCGCTTCGGCGGCCGGCCGGTGTAAGGCGGACGCGGGTGGGCGGCCCAGCGGTCCAGCTTGGCGACGGGGAACAGCCGATTCCGGACGCCGGTGGCACGGAGCAGCCGCTGCGTCACACCGAGCTTGAGCATGCCTCGATCTTCTGCCGTCATCAGCGTGACGCCGCCTGTTCAGCGGCGGCCGGTGGGCGGAGCGAGGCGGGCCATCCCGCGCAGGATCCACGGTGTCCGCTTGGCCATTACCGCCACGGCACGATCCGAGGGGCGCATCGCAGTCTGAGGGCCGGGGGTCGGCATGGCGGCCAGCTCCGACTCCGCCGATCCTGGTCCCGGGCCGTGGCGACTGACCGCCAGGAGTTGCCAGGTGCCGGGCACGCCGCGCAACTCGACGCTGCCGCGGTCTTCGAACCCCAGGCCCGAGCCAACGACTAGATCACGCACGGTGCGGGAGACGAGGATGTCGCCGGCGCCGGCGTGACCGAGGATTCGCGCCGCGATGTGTACGGCGATACCCCCGATGTCGCTGTCCAGCAGTTCGCACTCGCCGGTGTGAACCCCAGCGCGGATCTCGATGCCCAGTGTCTCGGCGTCAACGCGCAGCGCCTCGGCGCAGCGGATGGCCTGTGTCGGGCCGTCGAACGTCGCGAGGTGGCCGTCGCCGGTGCTCTTGACCACCGTGCCGCCGAATCGTTTCGTGAGCTCGGCTGTCATCTCACCAAAGCGTTGAAGCACCGCCCGCCACCGCTCGTCGCCCGCTGCCGCGGCGTGTTGCGTCGAGGCCACCATGTCGGTGAACAGCACGGTGCGCAGAGCGCGATGCGACTGCGGCGGCGCCGCGCGGCTGCCGGTGAGGAACTCCTCGATTCCGGTCGTGATCTTGTCGGGCTCGGTTAAAAAGGGCACGTGATCCACGCCGTCGACCTCAAGCATTCGCGCGCCGGGGATGTGGTCGGCCAGGTACCGGCCGCCCTGCACGGGAACGGGGTCCTCGCGGGCATGGATGACCAGGGTTGGCGCGGTGATAGTCGGCAGGACCGTCCGGACATCGACCCGGAACACCGCTTCGAGTGTCGCGCGCGCCATCGCCGGGCTCGCGCTCATGCGCTCCAACATTGCGAGCTGGCGTGTCGACCGTACCGACGGGAGCAGAATCTTGAGTGCCGCGCCGCTGCCCCACGCCGAGCGCACGGCGCGGCCGAATCCCTGCCAGCGGGCAAGCTGCTGCGTTGACGGTGTGTAGTCCTCGCCCAGCTCGGGTAAGAAGTGCGCCCGCAGCTCGGCGGGGTCGCGTTCGGTGTCGTCCCATCCGGCGAAGCCCCAGTACGCTATCGTGCCGGTAAGAATCAAGGCCCGCGTTCGCTGCGGTCGTGTTGCCGCGAAAACCATCGCGGCTGGGCCGCCCTCGCTCACGCCGAAAAGGACGGCATCTCGGAAGTCGGCAGCGTCCATGACGGCCTCGATCTCGGCCGCTCGATCATCCAGCGTGCGAACTTGCCGGACGGGGTCCGATAGCCCGACCCCGGCCTTATCGAACAGGAGCACACGGCAGAACGTGGCGAGCCGGTCCATGAACGCGTTGAACTCGGGCAGGGTCCAAAACATTTCGACGTGGCTGACAAAGGACCCCGCGAAGACGAGCTCGACGGGCCCGTCGCCGAACGCCTGATACGCGAGGCTGAGATCGCCGCATGGTGCGTATGACGTTTCGGGCACGGTAGTGAGCGTAGCGATGCACGGCGCTACGACCGCGATTTTGTTCACTGTTACGGACCGGTGGCTGGCGTGGCGATAAGTCGCTCGCCTGGTGAGCGCCGGGTCGTAATCTGTCTGTGTGAACGCGGTGACGGGATTCTGGTTCGGGCTGCCCGAGCAGGTACGCGACCCGGTGCTGTTCGCCATCCCGTTTTTCCTCCTGCTGCTGATCCTGGAGTGGACGGCGGCGCGCAAGCTGCAGCGCGTCGAGCAGGAGCGGTCGCCGTCGGGCTCGTATCTCGCCCAGGATTCCTGGGCGAGCATCTCGATGGGACTGGTTTCGATACTGACCAGCGCCGGGTGGAAGGCACTGGCCTTGCTGGGTTACAGCGCGATCTACGCCTACGTGGCGCCCTGGCACCTATCGCCCAGCAAGTGGTACACCTGGGTCGTTGCGCTGTTGGGTGTTGACCTGCTGTACTACGGCTACCACCGCATGGCCCACCGGGTGCGGCTGGTCTGGGCGACGCATCAGGCCCACCACTCCAGCGAGTACTACAACTTCGCCACCGCGGTGCGCCAGAAGTGGAACAACAGCGGCGAGGTGCTGATGTGGGCTCCGTTGCCGCTGCTGGGCCTGCCGCCGTGGATGGTGTACTTCAGCTGGTCGCTGAACCTGATCTATCAGTTCTGGGTGCACACCGAGCGGATCGACAAGCTGCCGCGGCCCTTCGAGTTCGTCCTCAACACCCCGTCGCACCACCGGGTGCACCACGGGATGGACCAGCTCTACCTGGACAAGAACTACGGGGGCATCCTGATCCTGTGGGACCGGCTGTTCGGCACCTTCCAGCCCGAGGTGTTCCGCCCGCACTATGGCCTGACCAAGAAGGTCGACACCTTCAACATCTGGAAGCTGCAGACCCGCGAGTACGTGGCGATCGCCCGCGACTGGCGCGCGGCCACGCGCTGGCGCGACCGGCTGGGCTATATGTTCGGGCCTCCGGGCTGGGAGCCGCGCGGCGCCGGGCAGGCCGGCGGGGCAGTCCCGGCAATAACGGCGCGGTAACGCTTTAGCCACGGGGGGCGAAAGAGTCAGCAGGGGAGGATCACCCCCAACCGCAAACCCCGGCCGGTGCTCGCGCTGGCCTCGACGGATCGGAGTCCGATGATGCCCGGACTGACGAGCCTGACGATGCGCGCCTCTGCCGCGCTGGCCGCCGTCACGGTGTCGGCCGCAGGGCTGTCGCCCGTGCCCGCCAGCGCGGAGCCCACGCTGGTCTTTCCGGGCATGGAAATCCACCAGGACAACCGCGTCTGCACGTTGGCCTATGTGGACCTGGCGACCAGGATCGCGTACACGGCGGGCCATTGCCGCGGCGGCGCGCCCGTCGTCACCGACAGGGACCACAACGTGATCGGTCGGCTGGCGACATTCCGGGACAACACGCCCAGCGGCACCACGGTCGCCACGGATCAGTCGATCAACGACTACGAGGCGATCGTGTTGGACGACCGCGTGGCGGTGAGCGACGTGCTGCCCGGCGGGCGCCGACTCGAAGCAAACCCGGGCGCGACACTCGCTCCCGGCCAGGCGATTTGCCACTTCGGCGTCATCACCGGCGAAACCTGCGGAACCGTGGAGAGCGTCAACAACGGCTGGTTCACCATGTCCCACGGCGTCCAGAGCCAAAAGGGCGACTCGGGCGGACCGGTGTACCTGCCCGGCGGGGGACCCGAGCAGCTGGTGGGGATCTTCAACAGCGTGTGGGGCGAGTTCCCCGCGGCGGTGTCGTGGCGGGCCACCTCCGACCAGGTCCGCCAGGATCTCGGCGGGGCGGCGCCCAACCCCAGTTGATCAACGCTAGGGGGCGAGCTCGAACACCGGGATCGACGCGGCCCCGGCGAGCAACTGCTCATTGGTGGATTGCGGCGTCAACCCGCCGACGTAGTCCTTGACCTGGTAGTACCACCGGTCCAGATAGCGCCTCAGCAGCTCGGGTTTGGCGGCATCGCTCACCTCGGTGATGCCCCGTTGGCGGCGTTTGGACCGGGGCCAGCGGGGTCCGATCTCCACGACGCCGGCGGCCCGGACGTTGCGCGCCCACTGGGTGTTGCCCCGGGGCGAGACCACGTAGTCCACGCCGTCGACGTTGAGCAGGTTGATCACCACGCCGCGCTCTTTGCCGGTCTTGCGACCGCGGACGCGCAGCGGCTGCGTCCCGGCGATGCTGATCCCGATCTCGGCCAGCCAGCGGATCACCCGGTTGGCGGCCTGGACGGCCCGGCCCGGTTCGTCGTATCGCGTGGACATGGTGCTTCCTTCCGGCTAACGCTTGGTACTTGCGAGAGCAGTGCTCTCTCTACCGGACACGGTGGCACAGCCGCGCGGAAAAAGCAAGAGCGGTGATCTCGGATGTGTCAGACTGGCCGCGTGGGCAAACGCCAGCAGTCGAGGGCGCAGATCGAGGCCAAGATCATCGAGCTCGGCCGTCGCCAGCTGGTGGATCACGGTGCAGCCGGATTGTCGCTGCGCGCGATAGCGCGAGACCTGGGCATGGTGTCGTCGGCCGTGTACCGGTATGTGTCCAGCCGCGACGAGCTGCTGACCTTGCTGCTGGTGGACGCCTATTCGGAGCTGGCCGACACCGTGGACCGAGCCCGCGACACCGTGTCCGACCTGTGGAGCGATGACGTGATCGCCATCGCGCGCGCGGCGCGGGGATGGGCGGTCGCGCACCCCGCGCGGTGGGCCCTGCTGTACGGCAGCCCAGTGCCCGGCTACCACGCACCGCCGGAACGCACCGTCGGAGTCGGCACCCGGGTGGTCGGCTCCCTCTTCGACGCGGTCGCGGCCGGCATCGCCACCGGCGACATCAGGCTGACCAATGATGTTGCGCCACAACCGATGTCATCGGACTTCGAACAGATTCGGCAGGAGTTCGGCTTTCCCGGCGACGATCGCGTCGTCGCCAAGTGCTTTCTGCTCTGGGCCGCTGTCGTGGGCGCGATCAGCCTGGAGGTGTTCGGGCAGTACGGCCACGACACGCTGACCGACTCGGGCATGGTGTTCGACACCCAGGTGCGACTGCTGATGGATGTGCTGACCCACGAACGTGGGCCGAATTAGAACACGTTCACTCGGCCTTCCGCGGCCCGATCGGGCCGAGCGCGGCAAAGCCCTTTGCCGCCCTTCTGCCGACCGGCGGGCTGGGTTATCCTGCGACACGATGAACCTGACCGCCCAATCTCCGACACAGATCGCCTGGGTCACCTCGGACCTGGATGCCACCGAAACGGCTCTCACCGGGCTCTTAGGCGTCCGGAAATGGGTGCGGATACCCGAGGTGCACTTTGCTCCGGACACGTGCAGCTATCACGGCAAGCCAGCGGACTTCGTGGCCAGCATCTCGCTGAGCTACCTCGGGGACATGCAGCTGGAGCTGATCCAGCCGGTCCGCGGGGAGAATGTCTATAGTGACTTTCTGGCCGCCGCCGGACCGGGTTTGCACCACATCTGCATGGCGGCCGACAGTCCCGAGCAGTTCGACGCGGCGCTGGCCGAGGCCACCCGCCAGGGCGCCCCGGTGGTGCAGCAGGGCGTCATGCAAGGCGGGATCCAATTCGCCTACGTGGCGGCGCCCCAGGCCGGCGTGCCGTTCCTCGAGATCGCCTATGTCCCAACAGAAATGCAAGCCTTCTACGACTACATCAAACAGGAGCAGCGGTGAACACCACCGACATACCGCAGACGGTCAACGCCAACACCGTGACGTCCTGGTCGGACGACGTCGACGTGGTGGTGATCGGTTTCGGCATCGGCGGTGGTTGCGCGGCGGTGAGTGCGGCCGCGGCCGGGGCGAAGGTATTGGTGCTCGAGCGAGCGGCGGTCGCGGGCGGCACCACTTCGCTTGCCGGCGGCCACTTTTACCTCGGCGGGGGAACCGCGGTGCAACAGGCCACGGGTCACCCCGACTCGCCGGAGGAGATGTACAAGTACCTGGTCGCGGTGTCGCAGCAGCCCGATCACGAAAAGATCCGCGCATACTGCGACGGCAGCGTCGAGCACTTCGATTGGCTGGAAGACCTGGGCTTCCAATTCGAGCGCAGCTATTTTCCCGGCAAGGCGGTGATCCAGCCCAACACCGAGGGGTTGATGTTCACCGGCAACGAGAAGGTGTGGCCGTTCCTCGAGCAGGCGGTGCCGGCACCGCGCGGGCACAAGGTACCGGTCCCCGGCGACACGGGCGGGGCCAGCATGGTGATCGACCTACTGCTCAAGCGCGCCGCCAGCCTCGGCGTGCAGGTGCGATACGAGACCGGCGCCACGGAGCTCGTCGTGGACGACGCGGGTGCGGTGACCGGCGTGCAATGGAAGCGGTTCACCGAAGTCGGTGCGATCAAGGCAAAGTCGGTGATCATTGCTGCCGGGGGATTCGTGATGAACCCCGATATGGTGGCCGCGTACACCCCGAAGCTTGCCGAGAAGCCGTTCGTGCTCGGCAACACCTACGACGACGGCCTCGGCATCCGGCTGGGGGTCTCGGCCGGCGGGTTCACCCAGCACATGGACCAGGCCTTCATCACCGCGCCGCCGTACCCGCCGTCGATCCTGCTCACCGGGATTATTGTCAACAAGCTCGGCAAGCGGTTCGTCACCGAAGACTCCTACCACTCCCGGACAGCGGGTTTCATCATGGAACAGCCCGACAGCGCGGCGTATTTGATCGTCGACGAGGCGCATCTGGAACACCCCACCATGCCGCTGGTCCCCCTGATCGACGGCTGGGAAACGGTCGTCGAAATGGAAGCCGCGCTGGGCATCCCCCAGGGCAACCTGGTCGCGACGCTGGACCGCTACAACACGTATGCCGCGCTCGGCGAGGACCCGGACTTCCACAAGCAGCCGGAATTCCTTGCGCCGCAAGACAAAGGGCCGTGGGGCGCGTTCGACATGTCGCTGGGCAAGGCGATGTACGCCGGATTCACGCTAGGCGGACTGGCCACATCGGTCGACGGCCAGGTGCTGCGCGAGGATCACACGGTGGTGCCCGGCCTGTACGCCGTCGGGGCGTGTGCCTCCAACATCGCCCAGGACGGCAAGGGCTACGCCAGCGGCACGCAGTTGGGTGAGGGGTCGTTCTTCGGCCGCCGCGCGGGCGCGCACGCGGCAACGCGGGGTTAGTTCGGCGTCACGCCGTCCTTGCCGATCAGCCCGCCCGAACCATTGATCCCCGGCGTGGGACCGGGGGCTCCGCCCAGCCCGACGTTGCCGCCGTTGCCGCCGTCGCCGATCAGGACGGCATTGCCGCCGTTCCCGCCGTTGCCACCGGGGTGTTGCCCGGGCCCGAATCCACCCGCGCCGCCGTTGCCGCCGTCGCCGAGCAGCAGGCCCCCGTCGCCGCCAGCGCCACCGGCCCCGCCGGGCCCACCCTTGTCTTCGACGCCGGCCCCGCCCATGCCGCCGGACCCGCCGGCGCCGAACAGTTGCCCGCCGTGGCCGCCGGCCCCGCCAGCCCCACCGCCGCCGGTGCCCCCGACACCGCCCATCCCGCCGACCCCGCCGGTCCCGCCGAACAGTCCGCCGGTCCCGCCGGCCCCACCGGTCCCGCCCTTGCTCGCTATGCCGCCGGCCCCGCCGGAACCGCCCGCCCCGCCGGAGCCGAACATCAGGCCGCCGCGGCCGCCCGCCCCGCCGTTGCCGCCGTTGCCCGACCCGGTGTCGCCGCCCGCGCCGCCGGCACCGCCGCTGCCGAACAGCCCGGCGTTTCCGCCCCGGCCACCAGGGTTGCCCTGTGAGCCCGATCCGCCGGCGCCGCCGTTGCCGAACAGGATGCCGCCGTCCCCGCCGTTTTGCCCGGTTCCCGGGGTTCCGTTGGCGCCGTTGCCAATTAGCGGTCGCCCCATCACCGCCATCGTGGGTGCGTTGATCAGGTTCAGCGCTTCTTGCAGCGGGGTGACGTTGGCCGCCTCGGCGCCCGAATAGGCATTCGCAGTGGCGCTGAGGGTTCGCACAAACTGGTCGTGAAACGCCGCCGCCCGCGCGCCGAGCGCCTGGTACTCCTTGGCGTGCCCGGAAAACAGCGCGGCGATCGCCGTCGACACCTCGTCGGCGCCGGCGGCCGTAATCTTCGTCGTGATGGCCGCCGCGTCAGCGTTGGCGGTGCTGACCGACGAGCCGACGTTCGCCAGCTCGGTCGCGGCCGCCTCCATCATCGGAGTCGTGGTGATCACGAAAGACATGGCAGCCCCTTTGCGTCGCACCCGCTTGCTGTTGCGACGCTACGAAAGCGACAGGTGGCGCGTCATGACCACAACGAGGCATTTGCCGCGCACCGCGCGATAGTCAGATCTGACCATCGAAGCGCCGGCGGGCCAGCTAAACGCGCGCCTCCACCCGGCCCAACCGCCATTGGCCTTCGCCCAGCAATTCCAGCATGTGGTTGTGGTGCTGTTCGACCGTCGGCCGGTGGCTGACGCTGACGACGACGCAGTCGGGCAGTTCGGTT is from Mycobacterium conspicuum and encodes:
- a CDS encoding adenylate/guanylate cyclase domain-containing protein — encoded protein: MPETSYAPCGDLSLAYQAFGDGPVELVFAGSFVSHVEMFWTLPEFNAFMDRLATFCRVLLFDKAGVGLSDPVRQVRTLDDRAAEIEAVMDAADFRDAVLFGVSEGGPAAMVFAATRPQRTRALILTGTIAYWGFAGWDDTERDPAELRAHFLPELGEDYTPSTQQLARWQGFGRAVRSAWGSGAALKILLPSVRSTRQLAMLERMSASPAMARATLEAVFRVDVRTVLPTITAPTLVIHAREDPVPVQGGRYLADHIPGARMLEVDGVDHVPFLTEPDKITTGIEEFLTGSRAAPPQSHRALRTVLFTDMVASTQHAAAAGDERWRAVLQRFGEMTAELTKRFGGTVVKSTGDGHLATFDGPTQAIRCAEALRVDAETLGIEIRAGVHTGECELLDSDIGGIAVHIAARILGHAGAGDILVSRTVRDLVVGSGLGFEDRGSVELRGVPGTWQLLAVSRHGPGPGSAESELAAMPTPGPQTAMRPSDRAVAVMAKRTPWILRGMARLAPPTGRR
- a CDS encoding sterol desaturase family protein, with amino-acid sequence MNAVTGFWFGLPEQVRDPVLFAIPFFLLLLILEWTAARKLQRVEQERSPSGSYLAQDSWASISMGLVSILTSAGWKALALLGYSAIYAYVAPWHLSPSKWYTWVVALLGVDLLYYGYHRMAHRVRLVWATHQAHHSSEYYNFATAVRQKWNNSGEVLMWAPLPLLGLPPWMVYFSWSLNLIYQFWVHTERIDKLPRPFEFVLNTPSHHRVHHGMDQLYLDKNYGGILILWDRLFGTFQPEVFRPHYGLTKKVDTFNIWKLQTREYVAIARDWRAATRWRDRLGYMFGPPGWEPRGAGQAGGAVPAITAR
- a CDS encoding Rv1815 family serine proteinase; the protein is MPGLTSLTMRASAALAAVTVSAAGLSPVPASAEPTLVFPGMEIHQDNRVCTLAYVDLATRIAYTAGHCRGGAPVVTDRDHNVIGRLATFRDNTPSGTTVATDQSINDYEAIVLDDRVAVSDVLPGGRRLEANPGATLAPGQAICHFGVITGETCGTVESVNNGWFTMSHGVQSQKGDSGGPVYLPGGGPEQLVGIFNSVWGEFPAAVSWRATSDQVRQDLGGAAPNPS
- a CDS encoding PNPOx family protein — its product is MSTRYDEPGRAVQAANRVIRWLAEIGISIAGTQPLRVRGRKTGKERGVVINLLNVDGVDYVVSPRGNTQWARNVRAAGVVEIGPRWPRSKRRQRGITEVSDAAKPELLRRYLDRWYYQVKDYVGGLTPQSTNEQLLAGAASIPVFELAP
- a CDS encoding TetR/AcrR family transcriptional regulator, which encodes MGKRQQSRAQIEAKIIELGRRQLVDHGAAGLSLRAIARDLGMVSSAVYRYVSSRDELLTLLLVDAYSELADTVDRARDTVSDLWSDDVIAIARAARGWAVAHPARWALLYGSPVPGYHAPPERTVGVGTRVVGSLFDAVAAGIATGDIRLTNDVAPQPMSSDFEQIRQEFGFPGDDRVVAKCFLLWAAVVGAISLEVFGQYGHDTLTDSGMVFDTQVRLLMDVLTHERGPN
- a CDS encoding VOC family protein, with product MNLTAQSPTQIAWVTSDLDATETALTGLLGVRKWVRIPEVHFAPDTCSYHGKPADFVASISLSYLGDMQLELIQPVRGENVYSDFLAAAGPGLHHICMAADSPEQFDAALAEATRQGAPVVQQGVMQGGIQFAYVAAPQAGVPFLEIAYVPTEMQAFYDYIKQEQR
- a CDS encoding FAD-binding protein; this translates as MNTTDIPQTVNANTVTSWSDDVDVVVIGFGIGGGCAAVSAAAAGAKVLVLERAAVAGGTTSLAGGHFYLGGGTAVQQATGHPDSPEEMYKYLVAVSQQPDHEKIRAYCDGSVEHFDWLEDLGFQFERSYFPGKAVIQPNTEGLMFTGNEKVWPFLEQAVPAPRGHKVPVPGDTGGASMVIDLLLKRAASLGVQVRYETGATELVVDDAGAVTGVQWKRFTEVGAIKAKSVIIAAGGFVMNPDMVAAYTPKLAEKPFVLGNTYDDGLGIRLGVSAGGFTQHMDQAFITAPPYPPSILLTGIIVNKLGKRFVTEDSYHSRTAGFIMEQPDSAAYLIVDEAHLEHPTMPLVPLIDGWETVVEMEAALGIPQGNLVATLDRYNTYAALGEDPDFHKQPEFLAPQDKGPWGAFDMSLGKAMYAGFTLGGLATSVDGQVLREDHTVVPGLYAVGACASNIAQDGKGYASGTQLGEGSFFGRRAGAHAATRG